A genomic segment from Pleurodeles waltl isolate 20211129_DDA chromosome 9, aPleWal1.hap1.20221129, whole genome shotgun sequence encodes:
- the LOC138259738 gene encoding nucleoside diphosphate kinase B-like — MGSGPVVPMVWEGFNVVKTGRVMLGETNPVDSRPGTIRGDFCVHVGRNICHGSDSVESAKKEINLWFKPEELISYTSCANEWINEGN, encoded by the exons ATGGGCTCTGGCCCTGTTGTTCCTATG GTCTGGGAAGGATTTAATGTGGTGAAGACTGGCAGGGTAATGCTGGGAGAGACCAACCCTGTTGATTCCAGGCCTGGGACCATCCGGGGAGACTTCTGCGTCCATGTTGGCAG GAACATATGCCATGGCAGTGACTCTGTGGAAAGTGCCAAAAAGGAGATCAACTTGTGGTTCAAGCCAGAAGAGCTGATTTCTTACACTAGCTGTGCCAACGAATGGATCAACGAGGGGAACTGA